One Nostoc sp. UHCC 0302 DNA window includes the following coding sequences:
- the leuB gene encoding 3-isopropylmalate dehydrogenase, which produces MTQNYRITLLPGDGIGPEIMAVAVDVLKVVGNQFDIKFEFQEALIGGAAIDATGEPLPSITLDTCRNSDAVLLAAIGGYKWDSLPSHLRPEAGLLGLRAGLGLFANLRPAKILPQLIDASTLKREVVEGVDIMVVRELTGGIYFGKPKGIFETETGEKRGVNTMVYSESEIERIGRVAFEAARKRSGKLCSVDKANVLEVSQLWRDRITQLSQEYPDVELSHLYVDNAAMQLLRAPKQFDTIVTGNLFGDILSDAAAMLTGSIGMLPSASLGASGPGVFEPVHGSAPDIAGLDKANPLAQVLSVAMMLRYALNQPKAADHIEQAVLQVLEQGDRTGDIISPGKNLLGCRAMGDSLIKALEKE; this is translated from the coding sequence ATGACCCAGAACTACCGCATTACCCTACTCCCCGGCGATGGCATAGGCCCTGAAATTATGGCAGTAGCGGTAGACGTGCTAAAAGTCGTAGGGAACCAATTTGATATTAAGTTTGAATTTCAAGAAGCCCTTATAGGTGGTGCAGCAATAGATGCGACAGGCGAACCTCTGCCATCTATTACCCTAGATACCTGTCGTAACAGTGATGCTGTATTACTCGCAGCCATCGGTGGCTACAAGTGGGATTCCTTACCATCTCATTTACGCCCAGAAGCAGGTTTGTTAGGACTGCGTGCGGGTTTGGGATTATTTGCCAATTTGCGCCCTGCGAAAATTTTGCCACAACTAATTGACGCTTCGACTTTGAAACGGGAAGTTGTGGAAGGCGTTGATATTATGGTGGTGCGCGAACTCACTGGTGGAATTTACTTCGGTAAACCCAAGGGCATTTTTGAAACGGAAACTGGTGAGAAACGCGGGGTGAACACAATGGTTTACAGCGAATCGGAAATTGAACGTATTGGACGGGTGGCGTTTGAAGCGGCGCGAAAACGCAGCGGGAAACTCTGTTCTGTAGATAAGGCGAATGTATTAGAAGTATCTCAGTTGTGGCGCGATCGCATCACCCAACTCTCCCAAGAATATCCAGATGTCGAACTCTCTCATTTATATGTAGATAATGCTGCTATGCAGTTACTACGCGCTCCCAAGCAGTTCGATACCATTGTTACAGGTAATTTATTTGGTGATATCCTCTCTGATGCTGCTGCTATGCTCACAGGCAGTATCGGAATGCTACCTTCTGCTAGTTTGGGTGCTTCTGGGCCTGGCGTCTTTGAACCAGTCCACGGTTCCGCCCCAGATATAGCAGGACTTGATAAAGCAAACCCTCTAGCCCAAGTTTTGAGTGTAGCGATGATGTTACGTTATGCTTTAAACCAGCCAAAAGCAGCAGACCATATTGAGCAAGCTGTGTTGCAAGTTTTGGAACAAGGCGATCGCACAGGAGACATAATTTCTCCAGGTAAGAATCTTTTAGGCTGCCGTGCTATGGGTGACTCACTGATTAAAGCTCTGGAAAAAGAATAA
- a CDS encoding pentapeptide repeat-containing protein, with protein sequence MLDLSTQDLRDTAIEFLEQSSPQRLQTLKQLGIARYEFLTKMQLNEANIICIMRFFKYPNQLKFPNLMGADLSGLILDGVNFIRGNLLEANLEGSSLVNADLLFANFTKANLKNADLRNATLNETVWLDALVDECKFGSVVGLTKLQRKDLQLRGARFNC encoded by the coding sequence ATGCTTGATTTATCCACTCAAGACCTTCGCGACACTGCTATTGAGTTTTTAGAGCAAAGTAGCCCCCAACGTTTGCAAACTCTCAAGCAATTGGGTATTGCTCGCTATGAGTTTTTAACTAAAATGCAGTTAAATGAAGCAAATATTATTTGTATAATGCGGTTTTTCAAATATCCAAATCAGCTAAAATTCCCTAATTTAATGGGAGCAGATTTATCTGGTTTAATTTTAGACGGAGTTAATTTTATCCGGGGAAATTTATTAGAAGCGAATTTAGAAGGTAGCAGTTTAGTCAATGCAGACCTGTTATTTGCAAATTTTACAAAAGCTAATTTGAAAAATGCAGATTTAAGAAATGCAACTCTAAATGAGACTGTTTGGTTAGATGCTTTAGTAGATGAGTGCAAATTTGGTTCAGTCGTTGGATTAACAAAACTGCAACGTAAAGATTTACAACTGCGAGGAGCTAGGTTTAATTGCTGA
- the purT gene encoding formate-dependent phosphoribosylglycinamide formyltransferase has translation MSNSIKLPKKLMLLGSGELGKEFAIAAKRLGNYVIAVDRYANAPAMQVADSFEIISMLSADDLETIVTKHQPDFIIPEIEAIRTEKLLEFEQRGITVIPTAAATNYTMNRDRIRELAHEKLGIRTARYGYAISLEELIAISDEIGFPNVVKPVMSSSGKGQSVVEDKSEVEKAWNYAIANSRGDNQKVIVEEFINFEIEITLLTIKQWNAPTIFCYPIGHRQERGDYQESWQPADIAEDKILKSQEIATKVTDALGGAGIFGVEFFITKDEVIFSELSPRPHDTGMVTLISQNLNEFELHLRAILNLPIPHIEQLGASASAVISASQKSDSITFSGVADALSEKDVDIRLFGKPNAHPYRRMGVALAKGVNVEEARQKATKAASKIKII, from the coding sequence ATGAGTAATTCAATTAAACTGCCTAAAAAACTGATGCTTTTGGGTTCAGGAGAGCTAGGCAAAGAATTTGCGATCGCAGCTAAACGCCTTGGTAATTATGTAATTGCTGTTGACCGCTATGCTAATGCTCCAGCGATGCAAGTTGCTGACTCTTTTGAAATAATTTCTATGCTTAGTGCTGATGATTTAGAAACTATAGTCACGAAACATCAGCCTGACTTTATTATACCAGAAATTGAAGCTATTAGAACAGAAAAACTTCTAGAATTTGAGCAGCGAGGCATTACAGTTATCCCGACAGCGGCGGCTACTAACTATACAATGAATCGCGATAGAATTAGAGAGCTTGCACATGAAAAATTAGGCATCAGAACGGCTAGATATGGTTATGCAATTAGCTTAGAAGAGTTGATTGCTATATCTGATGAAATTGGGTTTCCTAATGTTGTTAAACCCGTGATGTCATCCTCTGGAAAAGGTCAATCTGTAGTTGAGGATAAAAGTGAAGTTGAGAAAGCATGGAATTATGCGATCGCTAATTCTAGAGGGGACAATCAAAAAGTTATAGTTGAAGAGTTTATTAACTTTGAAATTGAGATAACTTTACTAACAATTAAACAGTGGAATGCACCAACTATTTTCTGTTATCCTATCGGTCATCGCCAAGAACGAGGAGATTATCAAGAGTCGTGGCAACCAGCAGATATTGCTGAAGATAAGATATTAAAATCCCAAGAAATTGCGACGAAAGTCACCGATGCTTTAGGAGGAGCCGGAATTTTTGGTGTTGAGTTTTTCATCACCAAAGATGAAGTGATTTTTTCTGAACTTTCTCCTAGACCTCACGATACAGGAATGGTGACGTTAATCTCGCAAAATCTCAATGAATTTGAACTCCACTTACGAGCTATTTTAAACTTGCCTATTCCTCATATAGAACAGCTAGGAGCATCAGCTAGTGCGGTAATTTCAGCATCACAAAAATCTGATTCTATTACTTTTAGCGGTGTAGCCGATGCATTATCAGAAAAAGATGTAGATATAAGGTTATTTGGTAAACCCAATGCTCATCCCTATCGGCGCATGGGAGTAGCCTTAGCTAAGGGTGTTAATGTTGAAGAGGCTAGACAAAAAGCTACTAAAGCCGCAAGTAAAATCAAAATTATCTAA
- a CDS encoding serine hydrolase — protein MLLTHKANILKASWLIPSFLSVFLLGSTVKASTVANWHFDSNHNHLDFTTDENVQPKVQLFANPSRLVIDLPGVNLGYPQANQKVGLVIREVRVEQFNADTTRMVVTLAPGYTFDPAQVKLTEESPKRWSVQLPQPIRLTASQPNTPEITQPAVSPVVTNSNLFAGVVPLHSPMKQLEPQIKALMARYSFLKTGMFFLDLDTGDYLDVGGDRVFPAASTIKLPILVAFFQDLDAGKVTLNEMLTMRRDLVTNGSGIMQYERVGKKYTALETVTKMVTISDNTATNMIIDRLGGAAKLNQRFRSWGLKDTVIRRLLADLRGTNTTSSQDMTRVLALLVNNKLVSPQSQEQVLDILRRTTIHTLLPAGLGKGAVIANKTGDIGFLIGDAGFITMPNGKRYLAAIFVTRPYKDTRGRDFIRQVSQLVYNYLNQPNPVAAVGSANTPTR, from the coding sequence ATGCTCCTCACACACAAAGCAAATATTTTGAAAGCTAGCTGGCTCATACCCAGCTTTTTAAGTGTTTTCCTGCTCGGTTCCACCGTTAAAGCTTCTACAGTCGCCAATTGGCATTTTGATAGCAATCACAATCATCTGGATTTCACTACAGATGAGAATGTTCAACCCAAAGTCCAACTATTTGCCAACCCTAGCCGTTTAGTAATTGATTTGCCAGGAGTCAACCTTGGATATCCACAAGCAAATCAAAAGGTAGGTTTAGTGATTAGAGAAGTTCGGGTAGAACAGTTTAACGCAGATACTACCCGCATGGTGGTGACCTTAGCACCTGGCTACACCTTCGACCCAGCACAAGTAAAGCTGACAGAGGAATCCCCCAAGCGTTGGTCTGTGCAGTTACCCCAACCAATACGATTGACTGCAAGCCAGCCGAACACTCCAGAAATTACTCAACCTGCGGTTTCACCAGTAGTTACTAATAGCAATCTATTTGCTGGTGTAGTTCCTTTGCATTCACCAATGAAACAACTAGAGCCTCAGATTAAAGCGTTGATGGCTCGTTATAGTTTTCTTAAAACAGGAATGTTTTTCCTGGATTTGGATACTGGTGATTATTTGGATGTAGGAGGCGATCGCGTTTTTCCAGCAGCAAGTACAATCAAACTACCAATTCTTGTTGCCTTCTTTCAGGATTTAGACGCTGGGAAAGTTACCCTGAATGAAATGCTGACTATGCGGCGTGACTTGGTAACTAACGGCTCTGGAATTATGCAATATGAGCGAGTCGGCAAGAAATACACAGCTTTAGAAACCGTTACCAAAATGGTTACTATTAGCGACAATACAGCCACCAACATGATTATTGATCGCTTAGGTGGGGCAGCGAAACTAAATCAACGTTTTCGTAGTTGGGGACTGAAAGACACTGTAATTCGCCGTCTGTTGGCTGACTTGAGAGGAACTAATACTACAAGTTCGCAAGACATGACGCGAGTACTGGCTTTGTTAGTCAATAACAAACTAGTTTCCCCACAGAGTCAAGAGCAGGTTTTAGATATTCTGCGCCGCACAACCATTCACACACTGCTTCCCGCAGGTTTAGGGAAAGGTGCAGTCATCGCCAACAAAACTGGAGATATCGGCTTTTTGATTGGCGACGCTGGATTTATTACTATGCCTAATGGCAAGCGCTACTTGGCTGCTATCTTCGTCACTCGTCCTTACAAAGACACCAGAGGCAGAGACTTTATTCGTCAAGTTTCCCAACTTGTTTACAATTACCTGAATCAGCCAAACCCGGTTGCTGCGGTTGGTTCTGCTAACACTCCTACAAGGTAG
- the crtH gene encoding carotenoid isomerase, giving the protein MTIDVIVIGSGIGGLVTATQLAAKGAKVLVLERYLIPGGSAGYFERQGYRFDVGASMIFGLGDNGTTNLLTRALEAVNVSQEAIADPVQIHYHLPAGLDLKVDRVYEKFLQNLAAHFRHEEQGIRRFYDECQQVFKCLNSINLLSLEEPRYLLRVFLQHPLACLGLAKYLPQNAGDVARRYIKDPQLLKFIDMECYCWSVVPADLTPMINAGMVFSDRHYGGVNYPKGGVGQIAQKLVEGLEKAGGNIQYQARVTKILTEQGRAVGVQLANGKVYRGKRIVSNATRWDTFKQLLPAEIIPVNEKKWQQRYQKSPSFLSLHMGVKAEVLPKGTECHHILLEDWEKMAAAEGTIFVSIPTLLDPDLAPAGYHIIHSFTPHWIDDWQELSQSEYEAKKEEAAWRIIDRLEKIFPGLDAGLDYLEVGTPRSHRRFLGREDGTYGPIPRYKLRGLLGMPFNRTAIPGLYCVGDSTFPGQGLNAVAFSGFACAHRIAVDLGF; this is encoded by the coding sequence ATGACAATTGATGTAATAGTAATTGGGTCTGGAATTGGTGGTTTAGTAACTGCAACTCAACTAGCAGCCAAGGGAGCGAAAGTGCTGGTACTGGAACGTTATTTGATTCCAGGTGGGAGTGCTGGTTATTTTGAACGCCAAGGCTATCGCTTCGATGTTGGGGCATCGATGATTTTTGGGCTGGGTGACAACGGCACTACTAACTTACTCACCCGTGCTTTGGAGGCTGTGAATGTCAGCCAAGAAGCGATCGCTGATCCCGTGCAGATTCACTATCATTTACCCGCAGGTTTAGACCTGAAAGTTGATCGGGTTTATGAAAAGTTTTTGCAAAATCTTGCTGCTCACTTTCGTCATGAAGAACAGGGAATTCGTCGCTTTTATGACGAATGCCAGCAAGTATTCAAGTGTCTCAATAGCATAAATTTGCTGTCGCTGGAAGAACCTCGGTATTTACTGCGGGTATTTTTGCAGCATCCTTTAGCGTGTCTCGGTTTAGCCAAGTATCTGCCGCAAAACGCTGGAGATGTTGCACGGCGCTATATAAAAGACCCCCAGTTATTGAAATTTATCGATATGGAGTGTTATTGCTGGTCAGTTGTTCCAGCTGACTTGACCCCAATGATTAATGCCGGGATGGTCTTTTCTGATAGACACTATGGCGGAGTTAACTACCCCAAAGGTGGAGTCGGGCAAATTGCCCAAAAACTGGTTGAGGGTCTAGAAAAAGCTGGGGGTAATATACAGTACCAAGCCAGAGTTACGAAAATTCTTACAGAACAAGGACGAGCAGTCGGTGTGCAACTCGCTAATGGTAAAGTATATCGGGGTAAACGCATAGTTTCTAATGCTACACGCTGGGACACATTTAAACAATTACTACCAGCAGAGATAATACCAGTTAATGAGAAAAAATGGCAACAAAGATATCAAAAATCGCCCAGCTTCTTGAGTTTACATATGGGAGTGAAAGCGGAAGTTTTACCCAAGGGGACGGAGTGCCATCATATTTTGTTGGAAGATTGGGAAAAGATGGCAGCAGCAGAAGGGACAATTTTTGTTTCGATTCCGACATTACTTGACCCAGATTTAGCACCAGCCGGATATCACATTATTCATTCCTTCACACCGCATTGGATTGATGATTGGCAGGAACTCTCTCAGAGTGAGTACGAGGCGAAGAAAGAAGAGGCTGCATGGCGGATTATTGACCGCCTAGAGAAGATTTTTCCAGGTTTAGATGCGGGATTAGATTATCTGGAGGTGGGAACACCGCGCAGCCATCGCCGCTTTTTAGGGCGTGAGGATGGCACATATGGGCCAATTCCCCGGTACAAATTGCGGGGGTTATTGGGAATGCCGTTTAATCGCACAGCTATTCCAGGACTTTATTGTGTAGGAGATAGTACTTTTCCAGGCCAGGGGTTGAATGCGGTGGCTTTTTCTGGGTTTGCCTGCGCTCATCGCATTGCTGTAGATTTGGGATTTTGA